The sequence GGGTGAACTGGGCATCCGCGTCGAGGACACCGCCCAGGGCAGCACCTGGCGACGGGAGTGACCATGCGCGAGCGACCGCGTGGGACCGAGCTGCTCTACGGCCGCAACGCCGTCATGGAGGCCCTGCGCGGTCGCCGCTCCCTCCGCCGCCTGTTCGTCGCCGAAGGTTCGGCCCGGCAGCCACGCGTCGCGGCGATCATCCAGGCGGCCGAAAAGCGCCGACTTCCGGTGAAGCACCTTCCACAGCGCGACCTGGCGGAGATGCTGCCGGATGTCAACCACCAGGGCGTCGCCCTGGAGACCGGCCCCTACCCGTACGTCGGGTTCGACGACCTGCTCCGGCAGGCTGAGGGGCGTCCCATCCTCGCGCTCGACCACATCCAGGATCCGCAAAACCTCGCCACCCTGATGCGAACCGCCGAGGCTGTGGGCGTCGGCGGGTTGCTCCTGCCGGACCGGCGCGCGGCCGGGGTGACGCCGGCCGTGGTCAATGCCTCGGCCGGGGCAGTCGAGCACCTGCGCGTGGCGCTGGTTGCCAACCTCGGGCGCGCGCTGGAAGAGTGCCAGGAGGCTGGCTACTGGGTGGTCGCCCTGGAGGCCGGCCCCGAGGCCCAGACCCTCTTCACCGCTGACCTGCCCGAGCCGACCGTGCTCGTCGTCGGCTCCGAGGGGAAGGGCATGGCTCCCACCCTCCTGCGCCGCGCCGACGTCCAGGTGGCGCTCCCGATGCAGGGCAG is a genomic window of Sphaerobacter thermophilus DSM 20745 containing:
- the rlmB gene encoding 23S rRNA (guanosine(2251)-2'-O)-methyltransferase RlmB, which translates into the protein MRERPRGTELLYGRNAVMEALRGRRSLRRLFVAEGSARQPRVAAIIQAAEKRRLPVKHLPQRDLAEMLPDVNHQGVALETGPYPYVGFDDLLRQAEGRPILALDHIQDPQNLATLMRTAEAVGVGGLLLPDRRAAGVTPAVVNASAGAVEHLRVALVANLGRALEECQEAGYWVVALEAGPEAQTLFTADLPEPTVLVVGSEGKGMAPTLLRRADVQVALPMQGRVDSLNAAVAGSIALYELLRRRLAAQGD